GGATGAAGCTCATAGATATCATGCTGATGCCTCAAAAAAAGCAATTAATGAGTTGAAGCCTATTCTTGGATTGGAACTTACTGCAACACCAATTGATGAAAAAGGTACTCCATTTAGGAATATAGTTTACGAATATAATTTAGCAAAAGCATTAGAAGATGGTAAATATGTTAAGTCTCCTGCTATAGCTACAAGGAAGGATTTTGACAAAAAAAATCTTACACAAAGAGAGATTGAACAATTCAAACTTGAAGATGCTATTTCAGTTCATGAAGACACAAAAAATGAATTAGAGCTTTATGCCAGAAGGAATAATGTCAGTAGAGTAAAACCTTTTATTCTGGTTGTGTGCAGAGATATTAACCACGCAACAGAAACCTATGAATATATCACTTCCACAGCCTTTTATCAGGGAAAGTACAAGGATAAAGTTTTACAAATTGATTCTTCCACCAAAAAAGAGGATGATATTGCAAGGCAGTTTATCACCTTAGAGCAAAGTGATAATAATATTGAAATTGTGATTCATGTGAATAAGCTCAAAGAAGGTTGGGATGTAAATAACCTTTATACCATTGTTCCTTTAAGAGCAGCCAACGCTTCTTTGTTAATTGAGCAAACTATTGGCAGAGGTTTAAGACTACCTTACAAAGGAAAACGAACAGGTGTTGATAAAGTTGATAAGCTTACTGTTTTAGCTCATGATAACTTTGAAAAAGTAATCGAAAAAGCACAAAATCCAGATTCTGTGTTAAATAAACTATCATTTATTGAACTGGAAGAAGATGAGTTGAAATCTGAATACGAAGTAATTACTTCCGAAACTAGAATCAATACATCTTATAAAATTGAGCAGAAAAAGATTGAACAGGTAACGAATCCTGAACGAAGGAGAGAATTAACCAATATCTTAGAAGCAAAAAAAGCTATTACAAAAGCTGTATCTGAACTTACTAATTACGATGGAGTAAGTAAGATTGAGGATCTGAATAAGCCTGAGATAAAAGACATTGTAATTGAAAAAGTAAGATATAATTTGGATAAAGGTCAATTGAATCTTTTCGCATCTGAAATTGTTAAAGAAGTAAGTAATCAATACAATGAAGTAATTAAACTGTTTAAAAGAGAAGTTATTGAGATTCCTCGAATGGATTTAGTTCTAGAAGAGGTTAAAACTTGGTTTGAGGACTTTGACCTTGATATAACTTTTGACTTTACATTGACTGCTATGGAGCAGGAAATTATTAGAATGGGAATAAAGGATCATAAGATAGATACCATTGGTGTTAAAGAAGGAGCGTTAGATTCACGTTTGCCAAAAGACATGATTGTTCTTGAGCTGATA
The genomic region above belongs to Candidatus Delongbacteria bacterium and contains:
- a CDS encoding DEAD/DEAH box helicase family protein, coding for MNSITQRIKNRFSLRDPLRESLDILAMLADELELKKEVDLGTELEKVKKHFKGFKSFERDFVSLAFSIATGVGKTRLMGAFITYLYLKKGIRNFFVLAPNLTIYEKLIQDFGNPSYEKYVFTGISEFVTHPPKVINGDNYMNQTDLYSEVDVKINIFNIAKFNSDSKAGRGKDSEGKPPRMKRLSEYLGESYWDYLAGLDDLVILMDEAHRYHADASKKAINELKPILGLELTATPIDEKGTPFRNIVYEYNLAKALEDGKYVKSPAIATRKDFDKKNLTQREIEQFKLEDAISVHEDTKNELELYARRNNVSRVKPFILVVCRDINHATETYEYITSTAFYQGKYKDKVLQIDSSTKKEDDIARQFITLEQSDNNIEIVIHVNKLKEGWDVNNLYTIVPLRAANASLLIEQTIGRGLRLPYKGKRTGVDKVDKLTVLAHDNFEKVIEKAQNPDSVLNKLSFIELEEDELKSEYEVITSETRINTSYKIEQKKIEQVTNPERRRELTNILEAKKAITKAVSELTNYDGVSKIEDLNKPEIKDIVIEKVRYNLDKGQLNLFASEIVKEVSNQYNEVIKLFKREVIEIPRMDLVLEEVKTWFEDFDLDITFDFTLTAMEQEIIRMGIKDHKIDTIGVKEGALDSRLPKDMIVLELINKPEVDYDESAELLYKLTNQAIIKIEDDNGKEKAPIIVRQYRKLIAERIYKQMMFHFKMSNPEYQIPRVLPFTEIINWNFTSLKHDGKKHYTEIIQPLSLVPKYVYHGFEKACHEEYKFDSNTEKDFAFILENDIDVIKWLRPAEGQFRIYWGRNSSRKYIPDFIVETEDSIFMCEPKREKDVETEEVQLKKKAALSYCRNATNFTLKNGYPLKIVWL